From a region of the Deferribacterota bacterium genome:
- a CDS encoding DUF58 domain-containing protein — MLLSILLLSGIWGYINIKNLSVDIANISDIYANRWVDVKLKLTNNYSRLTLYLLDIKINESCARVDRIKGGEEVTTYIKLIFKKRGINYIDGVYISTIFPFYFFIRSKYYRCGKKFLVFPEPKKPLYNMWANSNRSKYDNYTKTGNIYINNSLDIGSIREFIEGDQVKDIIWKSFFKTGELLVKTYETSELSPVIIEITNNLDIEKKLSYDT, encoded by the coding sequence ATGCTTTTATCAATACTTTTACTATCTGGCATTTGGGGGTATATTAATATTAAAAATTTAAGTGTAGATATAGCTAATATTTCAGATATATATGCAAATAGATGGGTAGATGTTAAGCTAAAGTTAACAAATAATTACAGCAGATTGACCCTTTATCTTCTTGATATAAAGATAAATGAATCTTGTGCAAGGGTTGATAGGATTAAAGGTGGGGAAGAAGTAACCACTTATATAAAGTTAATTTTTAAAAAAAGAGGTATTAATTATATTGATGGAGTGTATATATCTACAATCTTTCCATTCTATTTTTTTATTAGATCAAAGTATTATAGATGTGGCAAAAAATTCTTAGTATTTCCTGAACCTAAAAAGCCACTCTATAATATGTGGGCAAATTCAAATAGATCTAAATATGATAATTATACAAAAACAGGAAATATCTATATAAATAACTCACTTGATATAGGAAGTATAAGAGAGTTTATAGAGGGCGATCAAGTAAAAGATATTATATGGAAATCTTTTTTTAAAACTGGTGAATTATTGGTAAAGACTTATGAGACATCAGAATTAAGCCCTGTAATAATCGAAATTACAAATAACCTCGATATAGAGAAAAAATTAAGTTATGATACC